In one Culex quinquefasciatus strain JHB chromosome 2, VPISU_Cqui_1.0_pri_paternal, whole genome shotgun sequence genomic region, the following are encoded:
- the LOC6035680 gene encoding neurofilament heavy polypeptide isoform X4, producing MAKKGKAKAGPVKAEGAVEPATTDVVEEAKPAEEPAVKVAELKTAAAGAPKKEAAAPKPAKPVEKKPEEQKKEAPKPAQADQKKPSSPKLAQKAPAAKPVQNGNATTTAGETTDAAGTASEAEGAATALKKRRNRRHRKKKSDGQEGQDQTQPQAPTNEQKPKKEHKKKRAKRLRALALAESSATAQIAAAEGAIASAPDAKKQPESVETLQKKIEIAEKVLHQVQQQTQEKPEAPKPESPKQQQKNKQQSKLEQAKAEVKKAAEEKERILAEAKSLISDKVKKQQEVQKLQEEKTKQEEQAKKLREEKDRKLEEAAKLVQQHTRIEKVEQVLEKVEQKKAEQQPQPQQQQKQRKDSESNKQKKQQRDRKESESSKQQPKSDDGKKVAEEKVAAEKAAAEKAAADKAAKDKAAAEKAAAEKAAKEKAAAEKAAAEKAAAEKAAAEKAAAEKAAAEKAAKEKAAAEKAAKEKAAAEKAAAEKAAAEKAAAEKAAADKKQSEKKPNDNKKQEQKGNGNNNKKNKRTPKSSVSEDEKATGPKNVESSDFVSSAKPEPVVAKSQETVTATKPASPEKTAPAKPNDLKKAPSPPKTNGGPAQKPAPAKPSKSPEKTLPPKTTPASPAPAAPLKKAPSPPKQVASRASPKPSTPPTTPKPNKKPELPPKPEFLKRKSPSVEKEKLPTTAQVPASTTPAAPSPVPAPAPAASPVPVPEEPSASNRLSEELNGSAKKPAASNTKAKPQAKKPEVPPKPDIHNKNAAKMKTPIKQPAAAGTKAPSSDSRSPATDQSRAEAFKKNMDIISTLADILLSHPKRKKVPTENPTPSTSSQTVETKTSSEASSLSPKSAQEPKPKSSLNLERILSILQTTQKGGQEPPPRSSGSPDEPQPSTSSSASSTPAAADPLSSLLTKDAIRILMPTLQEVNTKFNVEKQLAALNATAAAAKLMPKTLPPCSDTTEEDELEEEFQEEEEQIEYKFAPRPVFLATNCQVCKNPLRNIVQCETCRMVSYCNEDHRRSDLGPHKDLCAVIVELATRRGGHIYNMAHKLTDDEYRNLRVHTLNQSEQMLRRPLQAFEREILLFPRTCSSPSCREWRQNLLSECKDCRQVSFCTDHPDHLPAAHKQWCKSYFLFQKLILRQKILGRIEPVLPVRIASKSFTVPPNIDEVMKLLYKNSTVLRDECVYATLTQIATAPLTALHGYLQTGLKPSSETFTIHLVGAELQFEGDTLDKWEAFFLHIVPEITELRIVFVGPELNVENLPIDIISRISFLQCSNMHHRVEENLQRTG from the exons ATGGCGAAGAAAGGGAAAGCCAAGGCTGGACCAGTGAAGGCGGAAGGCGCCGTCGAGCCAGCAACCACCGATGTTGTCGAAGAAGCGAAGCCCGCCGAAGAACCCGCCGTCAAGGTCGCCGAACTGAAGACAGCAGCCGCGGGAGCACCAAAGAAGGAAGCAGCAGCCCCGAAACCAGCCAAACCCGTCGAGAAGAAACCGGAGGAGCAGAAGAAGGAAGCACCCAAGCCTGCCCAAGCTGACCAGAAGAAACCCAGCTCACCGAAGCTGGCCCAAAAAGCACCCGCAGCCAAGCCTGTCCAGAACGGTAACGCAACAACAACCGCTGGAGAAACTACGGACGCTGCCGGAACCGCAAGCGAAGCCGAAGGAGCCGCTACAGCCCTCAAGAAGCGTCGCAACCGTCGTCACCGCAAGAAGAAGTCCGATGGACAGGAAGGACAGGACCAAACTCAGCCACAAGCTCCAACCAACGAGCAGAAGCCAAAGAAGGAGCACAAGAAGAAGCGCGCCAAGCGTCTGCGTGCTCTAGCCCTTGCGGAATCCTCCGCCACGGCACAAATTGCCGCCGCGGAAGGTGCCATCGCCAGTGCCCCCGATGCCAAGAAGCAACCCGAGAGCGTTGAAACGCTTCAGAAAAAGATCGAAATCGCCGAAAAGGTGCTCCACCAGGTTCAGCAGCAAACCCAGGAAAAACCCGAAGCACCAAAGCCGGAATCACCGAAGCAACAGCAAAAGAACAAGCAACAGTCGAAGCTCGAGCAAGCCAAGGCCGAAGTGAAGAAGGCCGCCGAGGAGAAGGAACGCATCCTGGCCGAAGCCAAATCGCTCATCTCGGACAAGGTCAAGAAGCAGCAGGAGGTGCAGAAGCTGCAAGAGGAAAAGACCAAGCAGGAAGAGCAGGCCAAGAAACTGCGCGAAGAAAAGGACCGCAAGCTGGAGGAAGCGGCAAAGCTCGTCCAGCAACACACCCGCATCGAGAAGGTCGAGCAGGTGCTCGAGAAGGTGGAGCAGAAAAAGGCCGAGCAACAACCGCAACCGCAACAACAGCAAAAGCAACGCAAGGACTCCGAATCGAACAAACAGAAGAAGCAACAACGCGACAGGAAGGAGTCCGAGTCTTCCAAGCAACAGCCAAAAAGCGATGATGGTAAAAAAGTAGCAGAGGAAAAGGTGGCTGCTGAAAAGGCCGCTGCAGAGAAGGCTGCTGCTGATAAGGCTGCAAAGGATAAGGCAGCAGCTGAAAAGGCCGCTGCCGAAAAGGCAGCAAAGGAAAAGGCTGCAGCTGAAAAGGCCGCTGCCGAAAAGGCTGCAGCTGAAAAGGCCGCTGCCGAAAAGGCTGCAGCTGAAAAGGCCGCTGCCGAAAAGGCAGCAAAGGAAAAGGCTGCAGCTGAAAAGGCCGCAAAGGAAAAG GCTGCTGCTGAAAAGGCTGCTGCCGAAAAGGCTGCTGCTGAAAAGGCTGCTGCCGAAAAGGCCGCTGCAGACAAGAAACAATCCGAAAAGAAACCGAAcgacaacaaaaaacaagaacAGAAGGGTAACGGTAACAACAACAAGAAGAACAAGCGAACCCCGAAGAGCAGTGTATCAGAAGACGAAAAGGCTACCGGTCCAAAAAACGTGGAAAGCAGCGATTTTGTCTCATCTGCTAAACCCGAGCCAGTTGTAGCAAAATCGCAGGAAACCGTAACAGCAACCAAGCCCGCCTCCCCCGAGAAGACTGCACCAGCGAAACCGAATGACCTGAAGAAGGCCCCATCGCCACCAAAGACCAACGGAGGACCTGCGCAAAAGCCAGCCCCAGCGAAGCCCTCCAAATCGCCAGAAAAGACATTGCCTCCTAAAACTACACCCGCTAGTCCAGCGCCAGCGGCTCCCCTGAAGAAGGCCCCCTCTCCACCGAAGCAGGTCGCTTCCCGAGCATCTCCAAAGCCCAGTACACCTCCGACCACTCCCAAACCCAACAAGAAGCCAGAACTTCCACCGAAACCCGAGTTCCTCAAGCGAAAGTCCCCTTCGGTAGAGAAGGAGAAGCTGCCAACGACGGCACAGGTACCGGCCAGTACAACCCCCGCCGCTCCCAGTCCTGTTCCTGCACCTGCTCCCGCCGCCAGTCCTGTCCCTGTCCCCGAAGAACCTTCTGCGTCCAATCGCCTGTCGGAGGAACTGAACGGATCAGCGAAGAAACCTGCCGCAAGCAACACGAAAGCGAAACCCCAGGCCAAGAAGCCCGAGGTCCCGCCCAAGCCCGACATTCACAACAAGAACGCAGCCAAGATGAAGACCCCGATCAAACAGCCGGCCGCCGCTGGAACGAAAGCTCCGTCG TCTGATTCCAGGTCCCCAGCCACGGATCAAAGTAGAGCGGAAGCATTTAAGAAAAATATGGATATTATATCCACCCTCGCCGATATCCTTTTGTCCCATCCCAAGCGAAAGAAGGTCCCCACAGAGAATCCCACTCCATCCACCTCATCCCAGACGGTAGAAACCAAAACCTCAAGCGAAGCCTCCTCATTGTCACCAAAAAGTGCGCAAGAACCAAAACCGAAATCGAGCCTCAATCTGGAACGTATCCTATCGATTCTGCAAACTACTCAAAAAGGAGGCCAAGAACCTCCACCGCGTAGTTCTGGTTCTCCCGACGAACCGCAACCATCCACATCGTCATCCGCATCGTCGACTCCAGCCGCAGCTGATCCGCTTTCATCCCTGCTAACCAAAGACGCGATCCGTATTCTGATGCCTACCTTGCAGGAGGTGAACACAAAGTTCAACGTGGAGAAGCAGCTGGCAGCGCTGAACGCTACCGCAGCCGCTGCCAAGCTGATGCCCAAGACGCTTCCACCGTGCAGCGATACCACCGAAGAGGACGAGCTCGAGGAGGAGTTTCAAGAGGAGGAGGAGCAGATCGAGTACAAGTTTGCTCCTCGTCCGGTATTTCTAGCCACCAACTGTCAG GTATGCAAAAACCCACTGCGGAACATCGTGCAGTGCGAAACCTGCCGTATGGTATCGTACTGCAACGAAGATCATCGACGATCGGACCTTGGGCCACACAAAGACCTTTGCGCTGTCATCGTAGAACTTGCCACTCGAAGAG GTGGTCACATCTACAACATGGCCCACAAGCTGACCGACGACGAGTACCGCAACCTTCGCGTGCACACCCTCAACCAGTCCGAGCAGATGCTACGCCGTCCACTGCAAGCGTTCGAGCGGGAGATTCTCCTGTTCCCGCGCACCTGCAGCTCACCGAGCTGCCGCGAGTGGCGCCAGAACCTGCTGTCCGAGTGCAAGGACTGCCGCCAGGTGTCCTTCTGCACCGACCACCCAGACCATCTGCCGGCCGCGCACAAGCAGTGGTGCAAGTCGTACTTCCTCTTCCAGAAGCTGATCCTGCGCCAGAAGATTCTCGGCCGCATCGAGCCCGTCCTGCCGGTTCGCATCGCGAGCAAATCGTTCACCGTCCCGCCGAACATCGACGAAGTCATGAAGCTGCTGTACAAGAACTCGACCG TGCTCCGCGACGAGTGCGTCTACGCCACGTTGACCCAGATCGCGACCGCACCGTTGACCGCACTGCACGGCTACCTGCAGACCGGCCTCAAGCCGAGCTCGGAAACCTTCACCATCCATCTGGTCGGTGCGGAGCTACAGTTCGAGGGTGACACTCTGGACAAGTGGGAAGCCTTCTTCCTTCACATTGTGCCGGAGATTACCGAGCTGCGGATCGTCTTCGTCGGGCCCGAACTGAACGTCGAGAACCTGCCGATCGACATCATCAGCCGGATCAG CTTTCTTCAATGTTCGAACATGCACCATAGAGTAGAGGAAAATCTTCAACGCACCGGATGA